A single genomic interval of Adhaeribacter pallidiroseus harbors:
- a CDS encoding shikimate dehydrogenase family protein: MKEYGLIGFPLSHSFSQKYFTEKFRANAITDCRYELFELSNINLFPELIRSRPLLQGINVTIPYKQAIIPFLDDLETVAAGIGAVNVIKLANGKLKGFNSDYQGFMQSLQNFFPSTTQSQALVLGTGGAAKAVTAALQHLNINYKQVSRNPTVGQLSYEQLTAEELQQYLLIINTTPLGTYPQIDTAPPILYEALTDQHYLYDLVYNPAETIFLKNGKAAGAKIKNGYEMLVLQAEVAWQIWNS, encoded by the coding sequence ATGAAAGAATACGGACTTATCGGCTTCCCATTAAGCCATTCTTTTTCGCAGAAATATTTTACCGAAAAGTTTCGGGCAAATGCTATAACTGATTGCCGGTACGAGCTGTTTGAATTGAGTAACATTAATCTGTTTCCGGAGCTTATTCGTAGTCGGCCATTATTGCAGGGCATTAACGTAACCATTCCGTACAAACAAGCAATAATTCCTTTTTTAGACGATTTAGAAACGGTAGCAGCTGGTATTGGAGCAGTAAACGTTATTAAGTTGGCTAACGGTAAACTCAAAGGCTTTAACTCCGATTACCAAGGCTTTATGCAGTCTTTGCAGAATTTCTTTCCTTCTACAACCCAATCGCAAGCCTTGGTATTAGGTACCGGGGGAGCCGCCAAAGCAGTGACCGCTGCGCTACAGCATTTAAACATAAATTACAAACAAGTTTCCAGAAACCCGACCGTCGGGCAATTAAGTTATGAGCAGCTCACAGCAGAGGAGTTGCAGCAATATTTGCTTATTATTAATACCACTCCTTTGGGTACCTATCCGCAGATCGATACCGCTCCCCCCATTCTTTACGAAGCATTAACGGACCAGCATTACCTGTACGATTTAGTTTATAATCCGGCAGAAACTATTTTTTTAAAAAACGGCAAAGCCGCGGGCGCCAAAATTAAAAATGGCTACGAAATGCTGGTTTTACAGGCCGAAGTAGCCTGGCAAATCTGGAACAGTTAA
- a CDS encoding RNA polymerase sigma factor → MKIFTRQLSEDDELIAGCIAGKRDMQRRLYDKYAARMMAVCLRYSKTSFEAEDVLQEGFVKVFNNIQNFKRDCPIEFWIRKIMVNTALKHHRQKMHVSSVAEVEQVEKHPEEEFIFSNYGFEELLAMIQQLAPRYQLVFNLYAIEGYTHKEIAAQLDISEGTSKSQYSRARAILKEMIESKERKYNEKIIR, encoded by the coding sequence TTGAAAATTTTTACGCGCCAATTATCCGAAGACGATGAATTGATTGCCGGGTGTATTGCTGGCAAACGAGACATGCAGCGGCGGTTATACGATAAGTATGCCGCTCGGATGATGGCCGTATGCCTGCGCTATTCTAAAACCAGCTTTGAGGCAGAAGATGTGTTGCAGGAAGGATTTGTGAAAGTATTTAATAACATACAGAATTTTAAGCGCGACTGCCCCATAGAATTCTGGATCCGGAAAATAATGGTGAATACCGCTTTAAAACACCACCGGCAAAAAATGCATGTAAGCTCGGTGGCAGAAGTAGAACAGGTAGAGAAGCATCCGGAAGAAGAATTTATTTTTTCAAACTATGGCTTTGAAGAACTTTTGGCCATGATACAGCAACTGGCGCCCCGGTACCAGTTAGTATTTAACCTGTATGCCATTGAAGGCTATACGCACAAAGAAATTGCCGCGCAATTAGATATTTCGGAAGGTACTTCCAAATCGCAGTATTCGCGCGCTCGGGCAATTTTAAAAGAAATGATTGAATCCAAAGAAAGAAAGTATAATGAAAAAATCATCAGATAA